From Polaribacter butkevichii, a single genomic window includes:
- a CDS encoding AAA family ATPase, which translates to MDRQLLFFDKNYFAFYKKLKKEQGKEIISISDGLHNFNKIDELDEYSQIVDISSLAGLEKLQYNAELVIPKYPYDTIFIADKNHKELFEFNLRYLFDSFLDIDVVEDIEIEYNQVDGTIKSNVLKHKKIIDLDSDDINKFSKTFAKQIYGHEKFKDDFSELIRNFGVFNKLGEHKILSLFLMGDSGVGKTEVARAIHKSLGGKKKIAKINFGNYSSDNSLNSLIGSPRGYIGSDEGEIFIRVKESDTGLILIDEFEKSNSMLFNYFLDVLENGKMVSSMAEEIDLNGFIIIFTSNISKEDFPKRISPELRSRFDYKGYFMPLFYSDKKKFVEFRIKNIIEKFNENYEVDLPRNITNDILNRINVSNFKNMRDLNKNIKDTFVKYVMEVLITKG; encoded by the coding sequence ATGGATAGACAACTTTTATTTTTTGATAAAAACTATTTTGCCTTTTACAAAAAACTAAAAAAAGAACAAGGCAAAGAAATAATAAGTATCTCTGATGGTTTACATAATTTTAATAAAATTGATGAACTAGATGAATATTCTCAAATAGTTGATATTTCTTCTCTAGCTGGACTTGAAAAACTACAATACAACGCTGAATTAGTAATTCCAAAATATCCTTATGACACCATTTTTATTGCCGATAAAAACCATAAGGAGCTATTTGAATTTAATTTAAGGTATTTGTTTGACAGTTTTTTAGATATCGACGTAGTAGAAGATATTGAAATAGAATATAATCAAGTTGACGGCACAATAAAATCAAATGTTTTAAAGCATAAAAAAATTATAGATTTAGATTCAGATGATATAAATAAATTTTCAAAAACATTCGCCAAACAAATATATGGACACGAAAAATTTAAAGATGATTTTTCAGAACTAATAAGGAATTTTGGTGTTTTTAATAAGTTAGGAGAACACAAAATTTTATCTCTTTTTTTAATGGGAGATTCAGGTGTTGGTAAGACAGAAGTTGCAAGAGCAATCCACAAATCCCTTGGAGGAAAAAAGAAGATTGCTAAAATTAATTTTGGAAATTATAGTAGCGATAATTCCTTAAATTCACTTATCGGAAGTCCTAGAGGTTATATTGGAAGTGATGAAGGAGAAATATTTATAAGAGTAAAGGAATCTGATACTGGTTTAATTCTAATTGACGAGTTTGAAAAATCAAATTCAATGCTTTTCAACTATTTTTTGGATGTTTTAGAAAACGGAAAAATGGTAAGCTCTATGGCAGAAGAAATTGACCTAAATGGCTTTATAATAATTTTCACATCTAACATAAGTAAAGAAGATTTTCCAAAGAGAATATCACCTGAATTAAGGTCAAGATTTGATTACAAAGGCTACTTTATGCCATTATTTTATAGTGACAAAAAGAAATTTGTGGAGTTTCGTATAAAAAACATAATTGAAAAGTTTAATGAAAATTACGAGGTTGACCTTCCTAGGAATATAACAAACGATATCCTGAATAGAATCAATGTAAGTAATTTTAAAAATATGCGAGATTTGAACAAAAACATAAAAGATACTTTTGTAAAATATGTGATGGAAGTATTAATAACGAAAGGATAG
- a CDS encoding DUF6843 domain-containing protein, which translates to MNVKTSNILFYSGISLLAIGAFGLTFAAFFVIIGLPIFVIGIVLILISKKTWKQKLIPIGLFIVGIIAFWPIWRNINTVGPETFLIPNDYRGRVNIIHKKDCGILLEKTENGLIYEIPNDGILLLSNDQKYGFIDHKYYLIDQNGKKTELPKMDVRDFNEEWTTEKNPNEPPRDKLGVFYCGRTGSSGIIRDENGIVTNEDEQYKFTEFYLSTYSDLTEKFNFKYERKFDSIRDIKVKKCK; encoded by the coding sequence ATGAACGTTAAGACAAGTAACATTTTATTTTACAGTGGAATTTCTTTACTTGCAATCGGAGCATTTGGATTGACATTTGCTGCGTTTTTTGTAATAATTGGATTGCCAATTTTTGTGATTGGAATTGTACTAATTTTAATTTCAAAAAAAACTTGGAAACAAAAATTAATTCCTATTGGTCTTTTTATTGTCGGAATAATTGCATTTTGGCCAATTTGGAGAAACATTAATACTGTTGGACCAGAAACATTCTTAATACCGAATGACTATAGAGGAAGAGTCAATATAATTCACAAAAAAGATTGCGGAATCTTACTCGAAAAAACGGAAAACGGACTGATTTATGAAATTCCAAATGACGGAATTTTACTGTTGAGTAATGACCAAAAATATGGCTTTATTGACCATAAATATTACTTAATTGACCAAAACGGAAAGAAAACTGAATTACCGAAAATGGATGTCAGAGATTTTAACGAAGAATGGACAACCGAGAAAAATCCTAATGAACCACCAAGAGACAAACTCGGAGTTTTTTATTGCGGACGAACAGGAAGTTCGGGAATTATAAGGGACGAAAATGGAATTGTGACAAATGAAGATGAACAATATAAATTTACAGAGTTTTACTTATCAACTTATAGTGACTTGACAGAAAAGTTTAATTTCAAATATGAACGGAAATTTGACTCAATAAGAGATATTAAAGTAAAAAAATGCAAATAA
- a CDS encoding DUF4145 domain-containing protein, whose amino-acid sequence MRFNRKIWLNWKTKKPCPTCETGVLLSNNKANQLRNETNKSEEMNSYGGYHYSDYVFSIHYECSECKETVVASGEMSEENYPSDEEIGIQRSFMPVSFYPAPKIISIPKSCPKSVSNVLNKSFGLYWMDLSSCANKIRIVVEVLLDELNVPKQHQTKKGLKDTQLHQRIEVYEKTNQEVGGFLLAIKWIGNAGSHYADITKENILDAYELLEYSLEQLFTDKKDALVKLRDEINQTKKPRKK is encoded by the coding sequence TTGAGATTTAACAGAAAAATATGGCTGAATTGGAAAACAAAAAAACCTTGTCCAACTTGTGAAACAGGTGTTTTGTTATCTAATAATAAAGCCAATCAATTACGGAATGAAACGAATAAATCCGAAGAAATGAATTCATATGGAGGATATCATTATTCAGATTATGTCTTTTCAATTCACTATGAATGTTCTGAATGTAAAGAAACTGTTGTAGCTTCTGGAGAAATGTCTGAGGAAAATTATCCTTCAGATGAAGAAATTGGAATCCAAAGAAGTTTTATGCCAGTTTCCTTTTATCCAGCACCTAAAATTATATCAATTCCAAAATCTTGTCCAAAGTCTGTTTCAAATGTCTTAAATAAATCATTCGGCTTATATTGGATGGATTTAAGTTCTTGTGCCAATAAAATAAGAATTGTTGTAGAAGTACTTTTAGATGAATTAAACGTTCCTAAACAGCATCAAACTAAAAAAGGACTTAAGGACACTCAATTACACCAAAGAATTGAAGTTTATGAAAAAACGAATCAAGAAGTTGGAGGTTTTTTGCTGGCAATCAAATGGATTGGAAATGCAGGAAGTCATTATGCTGATATAACAAAAGAAAACATTTTAGATGCCTACGAACTTTTAGAATATTCGTTAGAACAACTTTTTACAGATAAAAAAGATGCTTTAGTAAAACTAAGAGACGAAATCAATCAAACTAAAAAACCTCGTAAAAAATAA
- a CDS encoding sulfatase — MRFCVDKYKNKRLIIVISIILVLSVSSCSIRLTDKNRTKPNIVIINIDDMGWKDVGFMGSEYYETPNIDALSTKGMVFTNGYAASANCAPSRACLMTGMWTPRHGIYTVNSSERGQAKDRKLIPTKNTNLLASKFTVIPEVLKSNGYTTCHAGKWHLSHNPLEDGFDINIGGSHAGLPKSYYPPYKNVNIANGKSEYLTDLVMEKAIEFVDNIASPFFLYYSPYAVHTPIMPIDSLLPKYKNKAPWNGQKNYEYATMVDNLDRNIGVLIKKLKDKNIFDNTLIVFTSDNGGLYGITKQKPLRAGKGSYYEGGIREPFFFVYNNKIKPNTKSDVPITNLDIFPTILNYAGIENTQLELDGDNISSVLEGKTETLERPLFWHFPIYLEAYNRKDNENRDPLFRTRPGSVIRKGNWKMHYYFEDDAIELFNLSEDIGEQNNLAEVKPEKVEELLKDLQKWWKDTNAPIPTKLNPKYRD; from the coding sequence ATGAGATTTTGTGTAGATAAATATAAAAATAAGAGGTTAATAATAGTCATTTCTATTATTCTGGTTTTATCAGTTAGTTCTTGTAGCATTAGATTAACAGATAAAAATAGGACTAAGCCCAACATAGTCATTATAAACATTGATGACATGGGTTGGAAAGATGTTGGTTTTATGGGAAGTGAATATTACGAAACACCTAATATTGATGCGCTCTCTACCAAAGGTATGGTATTTACCAATGGTTATGCTGCATCAGCAAACTGCGCACCAAGTAGAGCCTGTTTAATGACTGGAATGTGGACCCCACGTCATGGAATATATACGGTGAATTCTTCTGAAAGAGGACAAGCTAAAGACCGTAAATTAATTCCAACAAAAAACACAAACCTCTTAGCTTCAAAATTCACTGTAATTCCTGAAGTCTTAAAAAGTAATGGGTATACTACCTGTCATGCAGGTAAGTGGCACTTGAGTCATAACCCACTTGAAGATGGTTTTGATATAAATATAGGTGGTAGTCATGCAGGCCTTCCAAAAAGTTACTACCCGCCTTATAAAAACGTGAATATTGCTAATGGGAAAAGTGAATATTTAACTGATTTGGTTATGGAAAAGGCTATAGAATTTGTTGATAATATTGCTTCTCCATTCTTTTTATACTATTCTCCCTATGCAGTACATACCCCTATAATGCCAATAGATAGCTTGTTACCTAAATATAAGAATAAGGCACCTTGGAATGGTCAAAAAAACTATGAGTATGCTACCATGGTAGATAATCTAGATAGAAATATTGGGGTGCTTATCAAAAAATTAAAAGACAAAAATATTTTTGATAATACTTTGATTGTATTTACTTCAGATAACGGAGGTTTGTATGGAATAACCAAACAAAAACCTTTACGAGCAGGAAAGGGGAGTTATTACGAAGGCGGTATTCGAGAGCCCTTTTTCTTTGTTTATAATAACAAAATTAAACCGAATACAAAGAGCGATGTACCAATAACCAATCTCGATATCTTTCCAACTATTTTGAATTATGCTGGTATTGAGAATACCCAACTGGAATTAGATGGAGATAATATCTCTTCGGTGCTAGAAGGAAAAACGGAAACACTAGAACGCCCATTATTTTGGCATTTCCCAATCTATTTGGAGGCTTATAATAGAAAAGACAACGAAAACAGAGACCCTTTATTTAGAACAAGGCCTGGTTCTGTGATACGCAAAGGCAATTGGAAAATGCATTACTATTTTGAAGATGATGCCATTGAATTATTTAACTTGTCTGAAGATATTGGAGAGCAAAACAACTTAGCAGAAGTCAAGCCTGAAAAGGTAGAAGAACTTTTAAAGGATTTACAAAAATGGTGGAAAGATACTAATGCCCCAATTCCTACAAAGTTGAATCCTAAATATAGAGATTGA
- a CDS encoding WG repeat-containing protein has product MKEIIIIVLTLSFFSCSQRFKPRTNENEYFELTELNTKDTLFRISKNQFYEMGDDFAFVNRKGDTIITSEKIYYTFKDTITTFGIVLKKETYDLIGINRKGQRIFEVYMYDNGPDYISEGLFRIKKNGKIGFANENGEIIIKPQFECASSFENGIATVTYDCYLYYDLDNHLRSKSESWFKIDKTGKRIE; this is encoded by the coding sequence ATGAAGGAAATAATAATTATAGTCTTGACTTTATCATTTTTTTCTTGTTCACAAAGATTCAAACCAAGGACAAATGAAAATGAATATTTTGAGCTAACTGAATTAAATACAAAAGACACATTATTTAGAATTTCGAAAAATCAATTTTATGAAATGGGAGATGATTTTGCTTTTGTAAATCGGAAAGGAGATACTATAATTACGTCTGAAAAAATATACTACACATTTAAAGATACAATCACAACATTCGGAATTGTTCTTAAAAAAGAAACTTATGATTTAATTGGAATAAATCGGAAAGGACAAAGAATTTTTGAAGTCTATATGTACGACAATGGACCTGATTATATTTCCGAAGGTTTATTCAGAATCAAAAAAAACGGAAAAATCGGTTTTGCAAATGAAAATGGAGAAATTATAATTAAACCTCAATTTGAATGTGCTTCAAGCTTTGAAAACGGAATTGCTACAGTAACTTATGATTGTTATTTATATTATGATTTAGATAACCATTTACGATCTAAAAGCGAAAGTTGGTTTAAAATTGATAAAACTGGAAAAAGAATTGAATAA
- a CDS encoding IS110 family transposase → MKNYQEVVGIDVSKKTIDAYCYHAQVHKEFKNDLTGYKSLIKWVLKATKESAVFYCFENTGYYSLKLALYLHSKKVIYVEESPLKIKRSSGIVKEKTDKLDAQVIARYGWLYREELTPSTVKSSAHLELGRLLALRDQLVRNNSGLKGTLKEMKVLLTSSTTDLGCISLKRSIDYLTKQVKAIEIRIEEIIFDDISMSKNYELLRSMRGIGFVVACQLIYHTGNFTRFKSWRSFSSYCGTAPFEHSSGTSIHRRKQCHYLGDRKMKSLLSMASVSAIQHDSELKLYYQKKLAEGKDKMLAINNVRNKLIARAFAVVKRGTPYVVLQNHMA, encoded by the coding sequence ATGAAAAATTACCAAGAAGTAGTAGGAATTGATGTGTCAAAAAAGACGATTGATGCTTATTGTTATCATGCCCAAGTACACAAAGAGTTTAAGAACGATTTAACTGGTTACAAAAGCCTAATAAAATGGGTTTTAAAAGCAACAAAAGAGAGTGCTGTTTTTTATTGTTTTGAGAATACCGGTTATTATTCCTTAAAGTTGGCACTTTATTTACACAGTAAAAAAGTTATTTACGTAGAGGAGAGTCCGTTAAAAATTAAACGTTCATCTGGCATTGTAAAAGAAAAAACTGATAAGTTAGATGCTCAGGTAATTGCTAGGTATGGTTGGCTTTACCGGGAGGAATTAACTCCAAGTACTGTTAAAAGTAGCGCTCATTTAGAGTTGGGTAGATTGTTAGCTTTAAGAGATCAGTTGGTTAGAAATAATTCAGGTTTAAAAGGTACTTTAAAAGAGATGAAAGTACTTTTAACAAGCTCTACAACAGATTTAGGTTGTATCAGTTTAAAACGAAGTATTGACTATCTCACAAAACAAGTCAAGGCAATAGAAATTAGAATTGAAGAAATAATTTTTGACGATATTTCTATGAGTAAAAACTACGAATTACTTAGAAGCATGAGAGGAATTGGCTTTGTTGTTGCTTGTCAACTTATTTATCATACAGGTAATTTTACGAGGTTTAAAAGCTGGCGATCGTTCTCTAGTTATTGTGGAACCGCACCTTTTGAACATAGCTCTGGAACCAGTATTCATAGGCGAAAACAGTGTCATTATTTAGGAGATAGAAAAATGAAAAGTTTGTTGAGTATGGCAAGTGTTTCTGCTATACAACATGATAGTGAACTAAAGTTATATTATCAAAAAAAATTAGCAGAAGGAAAAGATAAAATGTTAGCGATAAACAATGTGAGAAATAAACTAATAGCAAGAGCATTTGCGGTTGTTAAAAGAGGAACGCCCTATGTTGTACTTCAAAATCATATGGCTTAA
- a CDS encoding helix-turn-helix domain-containing protein, translated as MKTQKEHWRKKSYQKATLELKLSVVDQIQNGQISTNFASKKYDVPRTTIGYWIKKYSTLVQQNAGMSKLDEIKKLKERIEELEFVKDFQQDIIADMEIITGVDLSKKSLPKTLAKEIELKKKKILKENGSINVLGLVNKPFTKEKK; from the coding sequence ATGAAAACACAAAAAGAACACTGGCGAAAAAAAAGCTATCAAAAAGCAACACTTGAACTCAAATTATCTGTCGTTGACCAAATTCAAAATGGCCAGATTTCTACTAACTTTGCTTCCAAAAAATATGACGTTCCTAGAACTACAATTGGGTATTGGATCAAAAAATATAGTACTTTAGTCCAACAAAACGCAGGTATGAGTAAACTAGACGAAATTAAAAAACTAAAGGAACGTATTGAAGAACTGGAGTTTGTAAAGGACTTTCAGCAAGATATTATTGCTGATATGGAAATCATTACTGGCGTCGATTTGTCAAAAAAGTCGCTACCCAAAACATTAGCAAAAGAGATAGAACTAAAGAAGAAAAAAATTTTAAAAGAAAATGGCTCTATCAATGTTTTGGGATTAGTAAACAAGCCTTTTACAAAAGAGAAAAAGTAA
- a CDS encoding IS3 family transposase, which translates to MSKQAFYKREKVKQTKAINDTKIITMVKEYRKKVSSRTGGKKLYKELKNQLIEQRIKIGRDKFFDVLRLHNLLVPKLKNYITTTNSNHLFKKYKNLIQNKIPTRPEQLWVSDITYIKTEKGHNYLAIVTDAYSKKIMGYKLDDHMRVSLCKDALKMALKNRKYPSKKLIHHSDRGMQYCCPEYTQFAENNGITMSMTEQYDTYENAIAERINRTLKYEYGLRNCLKNTHIAQKSAKQAVDIYNNLRTHFSLDLRKPAEVHLNPNIKYKSYRKNNVNLTELTI; encoded by the coding sequence ATTAGTAAACAAGCCTTTTACAAAAGAGAAAAAGTAAAACAAACTAAAGCGATAAACGACACTAAAATAATTACGATGGTCAAAGAATATCGTAAAAAAGTAAGCTCCAGAACTGGGGGTAAAAAACTCTATAAAGAACTTAAAAATCAGTTGATAGAACAAAGAATTAAAATCGGTAGAGATAAGTTTTTTGATGTATTAAGACTGCATAATTTACTCGTCCCTAAACTCAAAAACTACATAACTACCACAAACTCTAATCATCTATTTAAAAAATATAAAAACCTCATTCAAAACAAAATACCTACTAGACCCGAACAACTTTGGGTAAGCGATATTACATACATTAAAACAGAAAAAGGACACAACTATTTAGCAATTGTAACCGATGCATACTCTAAGAAAATTATGGGATATAAATTAGATGACCATATGAGGGTATCACTCTGTAAAGATGCTTTAAAAATGGCTTTAAAAAACAGAAAATATCCATCAAAAAAATTGATTCATCATTCTGATAGAGGTATGCAATACTGTTGCCCTGAATATACCCAGTTTGCTGAAAATAATGGAATAACAATGAGCATGACAGAGCAATATGACACATATGAAAACGCTATTGCTGAGAGAATCAATAGAACTTTGAAATATGAATACGGACTTAGAAACTGTCTTAAAAACACTCATATTGCTCAAAAATCAGCTAAACAAGCTGTAGATATTTACAATAATTTAAGAACACATTTTAGCCTAGACTTAAGAAAACCAGCAGAAGTACATTTAAATCCAAACATCAAATACAAATCGTATCGAAAAAATAATGTAAATTTGACGGAACTTACAATTTAA
- a CDS encoding autotransporter outer membrane beta-barrel domain-containing protein, with product MKKNLITLYILILTFNCYSQIKFEKGFYVNNDGQKTECLIKNIDWMNNPTEFQIKLSKNNNVKTITIDNIKEVTIYNVSKHIRENVKLDKSSENLQHLSHDRNPIFSDELLFLKVLVEGKACLYYFENENSKRFFYKKNNSKIEPLVFKSYLLADNSAKKNNNKFRQQLWINLQSENISKNDIEKINYNKRDLVNLFVKYNNLEIVNFYKKKQKDLFNLNIRPSINNSSLTLEHSNSIYGDTNFNNKLNFGLGIEAEFILPFNKNKWAIIVEPTYQYFISKKIIETNNVSGGKLIINSDYKSIDIPIGLRHYFYVNENSKIFINFSFIVDLNLNSSIELSRLDGSNLNTFNIQTARNTAIGLGYKFNEKYSIELRYHTNRKLLNKYNFWSSDYKNLSIIFGYSIF from the coding sequence ATGAAAAAGAATCTAATTACTCTATATATCTTAATTTTAACTTTTAATTGCTACTCTCAAATAAAGTTTGAAAAAGGCTTTTATGTAAATAATGATGGGCAAAAAACAGAATGTCTAATTAAGAATATTGATTGGATGAATAATCCAACTGAATTTCAAATTAAATTATCTAAAAATAATAATGTTAAAACAATTACAATAGATAACATAAAAGAAGTAACAATTTATAATGTATCAAAACACATTAGAGAAAATGTAAAACTTGATAAGTCCTCGGAAAACTTGCAGCATTTAAGTCACGATAGAAATCCTATATTTAGTGATGAACTTTTATTTTTAAAAGTATTAGTTGAGGGGAAAGCATGCTTATACTATTTTGAAAACGAAAATTCAAAACGATTTTTTTATAAAAAAAATAACTCTAAAATTGAGCCGCTTGTTTTCAAAAGTTATTTACTAGCTGATAATTCAGCAAAAAAAAATAACAATAAATTCAGACAGCAATTATGGATTAATTTACAATCTGAAAACATTTCAAAAAATGATATTGAAAAGATTAATTATAATAAGAGAGATTTGGTTAATTTATTTGTTAAATACAATAACTTGGAAATAGTTAATTTTTACAAAAAGAAACAAAAGGATTTATTTAACTTAAATATTAGGCCTAGCATTAATAATTCTTCATTAACACTAGAACATTCTAACTCTATTTATGGTGATACCAATTTTAATAATAAATTAAACTTTGGACTTGGAATTGAAGCTGAGTTTATTTTACCATTCAATAAAAATAAATGGGCTATCATAGTAGAACCAACATATCAATATTTTATATCTAAAAAAATAATCGAAACCAACAATGTTTCTGGAGGAAAACTTATTATAAATTCAGATTATAAATCCATTGACATTCCTATTGGACTTAGACATTATTTTTATGTTAATGAAAATTCAAAAATTTTTATTAATTTTTCTTTTATAGTTGATCTTAATTTAAACTCATCAATTGAACTATCTAGATTAGATGGCTCAAATTTAAATACATTTAATATTCAGACAGCTAGAAACACAGCTATAGGTTTAGGTTATAAGTTTAATGAAAAATATAGTATAGAATTGAGATATCATACAAATAGAAAACTTTTAAACAAATATAATTTCTGGAGTTCTGATTATAAGAATCTATCTATAATATTTGGATATTCAATATTTTAA
- a CDS encoding Lrp/AsnC family transcriptional regulator — protein MVDNTDKKILDILKENSRLSFADLGRKINLSPSSVRERVQKLEEEGVIKKYDIQINNKMLGFDLEAFILLKVFPGKLKYVIDKVNEFPEITVAHRITGNQNIHLKVVVENQICLQKLLDKLMQFGDTNTFLILSEISE, from the coding sequence ATGGTAGATAATACAGATAAAAAAATATTGGATATTTTAAAAGAAAATTCTCGCTTATCATTTGCAGATCTAGGAAGAAAAATAAATTTATCTCCATCTTCAGTTAGAGAGCGTGTACAAAAACTAGAAGAAGAAGGTGTTATTAAAAAATATGATATTCAAATAAACAATAAAATGCTGGGCTTTGACTTAGAAGCATTCATTTTATTAAAAGTTTTTCCTGGAAAGTTGAAATATGTAATTGATAAAGTTAATGAATTTCCTGAAATTACAGTAGCTCATCGCATTACAGGAAATCAAAATATTCATTTAAAAGTTGTTGTAGAAAATCAAATATGTTTACAAAAACTGCTAGATAAATTAATGCAGTTTGGAGATACAAATACATTTTTAATTCTTTCTGAAATATCAGAATAA